In one Diabrotica virgifera virgifera chromosome 5, PGI_DIABVI_V3a genomic region, the following are encoded:
- the LOC126884664 gene encoding uncharacterized protein LOC126884664 yields the protein MKVYIFLFIVLLVNVVNGLDHDLYGVSHLLLNRRQKRQLKSSDNHVSPRPLEVQPRQISLSREELKKICATPTTAPTYRYPYYVGYVYIPTLCPPETSSTS from the exons ATGAAGGTCTACATTTTCCTGTTCATTGTG TTGTTGGTTAACGTGGTGAATGGATTAGATCATGATTTATATGGAGTATCTCACTTATTGCTAAACCGAAGGCAAAAACGACAGTTGAAATCATCTGATAATCATGTGAGTCCTCGTCCACTTGAAGTACAACCCCGACAAATATCGCTATCGCGAGAGGAGTTAAAGAAGATATGTGCTACTCCTACTACTGCCCCTACATACCGTTATCCATATTATGTTGGATATGTGTATATTCCTACTTTGTGTCCTCCCGAAACATCTTCAACATCTTAA